A segment of the Streptomyces sp. NBC_00376 genome:
CGCCCGCAAGCCGCTGAGCCTCGGCTTCGAGGAGGCGGCCGGCCTGCCGCTGGCCGGTCTCACCGCCTACCAGGTCCTGCACCGCGCCCTGCGGATCCGCGAGGGCGACACGGTCCTCGTCCACGCGGCGGCCGGCGGCGTGGGCTCGTTCGCCGTCCAGCTCGCCCGGCACGCCGGCGCCCGCGTCATCGGTACCGCGAGCGAGCGCAACCACGACCACGTCCGGCAGCTCGGCGGCGAACCGGTGGCCTACGGGGACGGTCTCGCCGACCGGCTGCGGGCCCTGGCCCCGGACGGCATCGACGCCGCGTTCGACACCGTCGGCGGGGAGGCGCTCCGGGTCTCCGCCGAAGTGCTGAAGCCCCAGGGTCGCCTGGCCTCCATCGCGGACGGCGAGGTCCTCGCGCACGGCGGCCGCTACGCCTACGTACGTCCGGATGCGGCCGACCTCACCCATCTGGCCGAACTGGCCGAGCAGGGCATCGTCTCGGTCCATGTGGAGCGGGTCTTCCCGCTGGAACAGGCGGCGGACGCCCACCGGCTCAGCGAGCAGGGGCACACCCGCGGAAA
Coding sequences within it:
- a CDS encoding NADP-dependent oxidoreductase; the encoded protein is MKAISYSGYGGADVLEYGERPDPRVGPDTVLVKVRAAAVNPVDWKAREGHLDAALQAVFPVIPGWDVSGVVVQPGAAVDEFAVGDEVIGYVREDFLSRGTFAEYVAAPVRTLARKPLSLGFEEAAGLPLAGLTAYQVLHRALRIREGDTVLVHAAAGGVGSFAVQLARHAGARVIGTASERNHDHVRQLGGEPVAYGDGLADRLRALAPDGIDAAFDTVGGEALRVSAEVLKPQGRLASIADGEVLAHGGRYAYVRPDAADLTHLAELAEQGIVSVHVERVFPLEQAADAHRLSEQGHTRGKIVVAVPWEVPDL